One region of Exiguobacterium acetylicum genomic DNA includes:
- a CDS encoding phosphoglycerate dehydrogenase: MYQIQLWNDLSDKGLKRFTDDYHVQRETEQPDAFLVRSKDLHDMRFPDSLKAVARAGVGVNTIPLDQLANRGIPVFSTPGANANAVKELVIGSLFLTARKLVPSLLWTNNLRGPDIPERIEANKKQFVGTELLGKRIGIVGLGAIGANLANTLHELGMTVTGYDPHMSVESAWRVSNQIQRATQLEDLLATSDYITLHLPLVDATTGLLDASLFSKMKHGATLLNFSRGELVDEQALADVLRSGRLANYVTDFPNAFILSLPRVIALPHIGASTSEAEENCAIMAVDQLRLFLETGNIRNAVNFPAVELPFTGKRRITIAHHNIPNMVGQIASVLAQESINIANMINGSKDAIAYTIIDIDNHADESISLDRLNQIPGVLKTRLL; this comes from the coding sequence ATGTATCAAATTCAACTATGGAATGATTTATCGGACAAAGGATTAAAACGATTCACAGATGACTATCACGTTCAGCGAGAAACGGAACAACCAGACGCTTTTCTCGTCCGCAGCAAGGATTTACATGACATGCGCTTTCCAGATAGTCTTAAAGCCGTCGCCCGAGCCGGCGTCGGTGTCAATACGATTCCACTTGATCAACTCGCAAACCGCGGGATTCCCGTCTTTTCGACGCCAGGCGCTAACGCGAATGCCGTCAAGGAACTCGTCATCGGTAGTTTATTCCTGACGGCGCGAAAGCTCGTGCCGAGTCTGCTTTGGACGAACAACTTACGCGGACCGGATATTCCGGAGCGGATCGAAGCGAACAAAAAACAATTCGTCGGAACCGAGTTACTCGGGAAACGAATCGGAATCGTTGGACTTGGGGCGATCGGGGCAAACTTAGCCAACACTCTCCACGAGCTTGGCATGACCGTCACAGGCTATGATCCACACATGTCCGTCGAGTCCGCTTGGCGCGTCTCGAATCAGATTCAGCGGGCGACACAGCTTGAGGATCTTCTCGCGACAAGTGACTATATCACGTTGCACCTGCCGCTCGTTGACGCAACGACAGGTTTACTCGATGCATCACTCTTCTCGAAGATGAAACATGGCGCGACCCTACTCAACTTCTCGCGTGGCGAACTTGTCGATGAACAAGCGTTAGCAGACGTACTCCGGTCCGGTCGACTGGCGAACTATGTGACGGATTTCCCGAACGCCTTCATCTTGTCCCTCCCCCGAGTCATTGCCTTACCACATATCGGGGCATCGACAAGTGAAGCGGAGGAAAACTGTGCCATCATGGCGGTCGATCAACTGCGTCTGTTCCTTGAGACAGGAAACATCCGCAATGCTGTCAATTTTCCAGCCGTCGAGTTACCGTTCACTGGAAAACGACGGATTACGATTGCGCACCATAACATTCCGAACATGGTCGGTCAAATCGCTTCGGTGTTAGCACAAGAGTCGATCAATATCGCGAATATGATCAATGGTAGTAAAGATGCAATTGCCTATACGATCATCGATATCGATAACCATGCGGATGAATCAATCTCGCTCGACCGACTGAATCAGATTCCTGGCGTCTTGAAAACACGTCTACTTTAA
- a CDS encoding cold-shock protein produces the protein MEQGKVKWFNAEKGFGFIERESGDDVFVHFSAIQSEGFKSLDEGQEVSFEVEEGQRGPQATNVVKL, from the coding sequence ATGGAACAAGGTAAAGTAAAATGGTTTAACGCAGAAAAAGGATTCGGCTTCATCGAGCGCGAAAGCGGAGACGACGTATTCGTACACTTCTCAGCAATCCAATCTGAAGGTTTCAAATCACTTGACGAAGGTCAAGAGGTTTCTTTCGAAGTTGAAGAAGGTCAACGCGGACCACAAGCAACTAACGTTGTAAAACTTTAA
- a CDS encoding DUF1015 domain-containing protein, with translation MPTFEPFAALRPDSKYAAEFAALPYDVYSREEARSEIRRHPLSFLRIDKAEATLPSLIAEDDPRVYQQAALAFEESQTNGILQLDTDETYYIYQLSDGTHTQSGFVGCVAVSDYETNQIRKHEFTRPDKERDRVRHVEQLQAHTGPILLAHQTDAQLEAIVTTVTAGDSLYDFTVDGVTHRIFKITDRNHLLTIGSQFARHDALYIADGHHRAAAAAIAASRTDQEEAQRFLGVSFPQDQLRILGYHRVVEDLYGQSVVDFLERLAHRFTITKGRAEQTKPHQIEMYLNRQWYTLSYDSERIGTKANLDVSILQEELLTPLLGIEDPRTDARIQFVGGHKGYAGLEQIVDSGHAAVAFHLHPTSIEDLMAVADAGEVMPPKSTWFEPKLRSGLLIHPFDS, from the coding sequence ATGCCAACTTTCGAACCTTTTGCGGCGTTACGACCGGACTCAAAATATGCGGCAGAATTTGCCGCCTTACCGTATGATGTTTATTCGCGCGAAGAAGCACGTTCTGAGATTCGACGTCATCCGCTGTCTTTTTTGCGGATCGATAAAGCAGAAGCCACCCTTCCGTCATTGATCGCTGAAGATGATCCACGCGTTTATCAGCAAGCGGCGCTTGCCTTCGAAGAGAGTCAAACAAACGGCATTTTACAGCTCGACACGGACGAGACGTATTATATCTATCAATTGTCAGACGGGACACATACACAATCCGGTTTCGTCGGATGTGTTGCCGTCAGTGATTACGAGACGAATCAAATTCGTAAACATGAATTCACACGTCCGGATAAAGAGCGCGACCGTGTCCGACACGTCGAACAGTTGCAAGCACATACGGGACCAATTTTACTGGCGCACCAGACGGATGCACAACTCGAAGCAATCGTCACGACCGTCACTGCTGGCGATTCCCTATATGATTTCACCGTCGATGGAGTGACGCATCGAATTTTTAAAATCACTGATCGTAATCATTTGTTGACGATCGGGAGCCAGTTCGCCCGTCATGATGCTCTCTATATCGCTGATGGTCACCATCGCGCTGCAGCAGCAGCCATCGCTGCCAGTCGGACGGACCAGGAGGAAGCCCAACGTTTTCTTGGCGTCTCTTTCCCGCAGGATCAATTACGGATTCTCGGATACCATCGCGTCGTTGAAGATTTGTACGGTCAATCGGTCGTTGACTTCCTCGAACGATTAGCCCATCGCTTTACGATTACAAAAGGACGTGCCGAACAAACGAAGCCTCACCAAATCGAGATGTATCTCAATCGACAATGGTATACCCTTTCGTACGATTCTGAACGAATCGGGACGAAAGCGAATCTCGACGTCTCGATTTTACAAGAAGAGTTGTTGACACCGTTACTCGGTATCGAAGATCCACGGACGGACGCACGAATCCAGTTCGTCGGTGGTCATAAGGGGTATGCCGGTCTTGAGCAGATCGTGGACTCTGGGCATGCCGCTGTCGCCTTCCACTTACATCCGACTTCGATCGAAGATTTAATGGCTGTGGCTGATGCCGGAGAGGTAATGCCGCCGAAATCGACTTGGTTCGAACCGAAACTTCGGAGCGGTTTACTGATCCATCCGTTTGATTCGTAA
- a CDS encoding Na+/H+ antiporter subunit A, translated as MSVMHGAILLPILISLFIPLLAKRLPNIHTGWFVLVVPVLLVSYFSRFLPGTMSGETFTARMPWIPSLGIDFVTYLDGLGLLFALLITGIGSLVVLYSIFYLDAKKESLGTFYVYLLMFMTAMLGVVLSDNMIVLYLFWELTSISSFLLIAYWYERERSRYGAQKSMLITVFGGLAMLGGIAILSTLSGSLSIRETYASLESIQGEPFFMVALVLFLLAAFTKSAQFPFHIWLPDAMEAPTPVSAYLHSATMVKAGLYLVARFSPIFADESLWFYLVSSVGIFTLFWGSLNAVKQHDLKGILAYSTISQLGLIMSLLGLGAAALHVDALDDGLYTIATVAAIFHLINHATFKGSLFMMAGIVDHETGTRDIRKLGGLAQLMPISMTIAMIGTLSMAGIPPFNGFLSKEMFLTGVLEVSGSDLFHLSSYGWIIPVLAVVGSIFTFVYSILIVRRTFFGKRQDDKLPKTPHEAPIGMLIPPLVLVSLVVIIGLFPNLLSDTLIRPAVEAILPQVVDAGGKIDVHITMWHGFKPEFFLTLLIFTVGFILYKTLPRWQSLYNRMPRAVSLNHQYDALLRRGEQTSTRIHDTVMTGYMRSYLVYIFGFIVILILTALYGFDAFRFAVDPISSIHAYEIILTLVLVSSALSITFARSRLTSIILLGVTGYTVALFFVLFRAPDLALTQLVIETVSVALFLLVFYRLPEISRKEERIPFKLGNALISALVGLTVTLVALASLSQRSFTSIAKYYIDNVADLAAGGNMVNVILVDFRGFDTLFEIAVLALAGIGIYTMIKFRRTGGMDK; from the coding sequence GTGTCCGTGATGCACGGGGCTATTTTACTGCCCATATTGATCAGTCTTTTCATTCCGCTTCTAGCGAAACGCCTTCCGAACATTCATACCGGTTGGTTCGTACTTGTCGTACCAGTACTGCTCGTTTCGTATTTCAGCCGCTTTCTCCCTGGTACGATGTCAGGTGAGACCTTTACGGCACGCATGCCGTGGATACCATCGCTCGGTATCGACTTCGTCACATATCTTGACGGACTCGGCTTATTGTTCGCACTATTGATCACAGGAATCGGCTCACTCGTCGTTCTTTATTCGATTTTTTATTTAGATGCGAAAAAAGAATCCCTCGGAACATTTTATGTCTATCTGTTGATGTTCATGACCGCCATGCTTGGGGTCGTGCTGTCAGATAACATGATCGTCCTCTATCTGTTCTGGGAATTAACGTCGATTTCGTCATTCTTATTGATTGCTTACTGGTACGAGCGGGAACGTTCTCGTTACGGCGCTCAAAAATCGATGCTGATCACCGTCTTCGGTGGACTAGCGATGCTTGGGGGAATCGCGATTCTCTCTACACTCAGTGGATCATTAAGTATTCGTGAGACGTATGCTTCACTTGAATCGATTCAAGGTGAACCCTTCTTTATGGTCGCTCTTGTTTTATTCTTGCTAGCTGCCTTCACGAAATCGGCTCAATTTCCGTTCCACATCTGGTTACCGGATGCGATGGAAGCACCGACTCCTGTCAGTGCCTACTTGCACTCGGCAACGATGGTCAAGGCAGGATTGTATCTTGTCGCTCGTTTTAGTCCGATTTTTGCGGATGAGTCGCTATGGTTCTATCTCGTCTCATCTGTCGGAATATTCACCTTATTCTGGGGTTCACTCAATGCGGTGAAACAACATGATTTGAAAGGAATCCTTGCTTACTCGACGATTTCTCAGCTTGGATTGATCATGTCCTTACTTGGACTCGGAGCTGCCGCCTTACACGTCGACGCGTTAGATGACGGATTATATACGATCGCGACAGTTGCTGCGATCTTCCACCTGATCAACCACGCGACGTTTAAAGGCAGTCTCTTCATGATGGCGGGAATCGTCGATCACGAAACTGGTACTCGTGATATTCGGAAGCTCGGTGGCCTTGCGCAACTCATGCCGATTTCGATGACGATTGCGATGATCGGGACCCTTTCGATGGCAGGGATTCCACCGTTCAACGGGTTCTTAAGTAAAGAGATGTTCTTGACAGGTGTACTTGAAGTTTCAGGATCTGACTTGTTCCACTTATCATCTTACGGTTGGATCATTCCTGTACTCGCCGTCGTCGGAAGTATCTTTACGTTCGTCTACAGCATCCTGATCGTCCGCAGAACGTTCTTCGGTAAGCGGCAAGACGACAAATTGCCGAAAACACCACACGAGGCACCGATTGGCATGTTGATTCCACCACTCGTCCTCGTCTCGCTCGTCGTCATCATCGGACTCTTCCCGAATCTATTATCGGATACGTTGATTCGACCGGCAGTCGAAGCGATCTTACCGCAAGTCGTTGATGCCGGTGGCAAGATTGATGTGCACATTACGATGTGGCATGGATTCAAACCAGAATTTTTCCTGACGTTACTCATCTTTACCGTCGGGTTCATCTTGTATAAGACACTGCCACGTTGGCAATCCCTCTACAATCGGATGCCTCGTGCCGTCTCCTTGAATCATCAATATGACGCTTTGTTACGTCGTGGTGAACAGACATCGACACGGATCCATGATACGGTCATGACCGGCTACATGCGGTCGTATCTCGTCTACATCTTCGGATTCATCGTTATCTTGATCTTGACGGCACTATACGGGTTTGATGCCTTCCGCTTCGCGGTTGATCCAATCAGCTCAATTCATGCGTACGAGATCATCCTTACACTCGTTCTCGTTTCGAGTGCACTCTCGATCACCTTTGCGCGTTCACGACTGACATCGATTATCTTGCTCGGTGTGACAGGTTATACGGTCGCTCTGTTCTTCGTCTTGTTCCGAGCGCCAGACCTTGCCTTGACGCAACTCGTCATCGAGACAGTATCGGTCGCTCTGTTCCTGCTCGTTTTCTATCGTTTACCGGAAATCAGCCGGAAAGAAGAGCGCATTCCGTTCAAGCTCGGCAACGCCTTGATTTCGGCACTTGTCGGATTGACGGTGACACTCGTCGCACTTGCTTCTCTCAGCCAACGATCGTTTACTTCAATCGCCAAATATTACATCGATAATGTCGCTGATCTGGCTGCTGGCGGTAATATGGTCAACGTCATTCTCGTCGACTTCCGTGGCTTCGATACGTTGTTTGAGATTGCCGTTCTCGCACTTGCCGGAATCGGAATTTACACGATGATTAAATTCAGACGAACAGGAGGGATGGATAAATGA
- a CDS encoding GNAT family N-acetyltransferase, with protein MFPVYIRPYILEDAAAVLEVNLRNRDHFEYWMPIKPSPEQYTIEGQRERIHRHQELMRQDAYYAYGVFLSETDQLIGDVSAMFVQRGPAETCMIGYQLDAAFSGRGYMAQAVGLFVDHLFDVHQFHRIRAEVMPENIGSIRVLEKVGFRKEGIAKQNLFINDAWEDFILFALLKEDREESKHANL; from the coding sequence ATGTTTCCTGTATACATTCGTCCGTACATCTTGGAAGATGCAGCGGCGGTCCTTGAGGTGAACTTACGAAATCGTGATCACTTTGAATACTGGATGCCAATCAAGCCTTCACCAGAACAATACACGATCGAAGGGCAACGAGAACGGATTCATCGTCACCAAGAGTTGATGCGTCAAGATGCTTATTATGCGTATGGGGTCTTTTTATCCGAGACGGACCAGTTGATTGGGGATGTTTCGGCGATGTTCGTTCAACGTGGACCAGCGGAGACGTGCATGATCGGCTATCAACTGGATGCGGCCTTTTCAGGACGAGGATATATGGCGCAAGCAGTCGGATTGTTCGTCGATCATTTATTTGATGTCCACCAGTTCCACCGGATCCGTGCTGAAGTCATGCCGGAGAATATCGGCTCGATCCGTGTCCTTGAGAAAGTTGGATTTCGTAAAGAAGGAATCGCGAAACAAAATCTTTTCATCAACGATGCCTGGGAAGACTTTATTTTGTTTGCCCTATTAAAAGAAGATCGAGAGGAGTCAAAACATGCCAATCTCTGA
- a CDS encoding nuclear transport factor 2 family protein: MTLEQTMQHLQEAMLKGDLSQVSPLLSPEFTFIDALGRSFDAETYLDHYVDPANIRWLSRTDDFSYIDHFEDTAIQYSLTEDRFEYGTTQYVGRFRIVSIYRATSDGWKWHFGQLTSLDPA; this comes from the coding sequence ATGACACTTGAACAAACCATGCAACACCTTCAAGAGGCTATGCTAAAAGGAGATTTATCACAAGTCTCGCCTCTATTATCTCCCGAATTTACGTTCATCGATGCGTTAGGGCGGTCTTTCGATGCCGAGACCTACCTCGATCATTACGTGGATCCTGCAAACATCCGCTGGTTATCCCGGACCGATGATTTTTCATACATTGATCATTTCGAAGATACGGCAATCCAGTATAGTTTGACAGAAGACCGATTTGAATACGGGACAACTCAATACGTTGGTCGTTTCCGGATCGTATCCATCTATCGTGCTACGTCAGATGGTTGGAAATGGCACTTTGGTCAATTGACATCTCTTGATCCGGCGTAA
- a CDS encoding YebC/PmpR family DNA-binding transcriptional regulator — MGRKWNNIKEKKASKDKNTSRIYAKFGREIYVAAKQGEPDPESNQALKVVLERAKTYNVPRAIVDRAIEKAKGGAEENYDVLRYEGFGPSGSMVIVETLTNNVNRTASDVRAAFGKNGGNMGVSGSVAYMFDATAIFAFEGKTADDVLELMMEADIDVRDILEEDESVIIYAEPEQFHAVQEALKAAGITEFSLAELVMLAQNEVALSEDDVAQFEKMIDALEDLEDVQQVYHNVEL; from the coding sequence ATGGGTCGTAAATGGAATAACATTAAGGAAAAAAAAGCATCAAAAGACAAAAATACGAGTCGGATTTACGCAAAGTTCGGTCGTGAGATTTATGTAGCGGCTAAACAAGGTGAACCCGATCCAGAATCAAACCAAGCATTAAAGGTCGTTCTCGAACGAGCGAAGACATACAACGTGCCACGTGCCATCGTCGATCGGGCGATTGAAAAAGCAAAAGGTGGAGCGGAAGAAAACTACGATGTCTTGCGTTATGAAGGGTTCGGTCCAAGCGGTTCAATGGTCATCGTCGAAACGTTGACGAACAACGTTAACCGGACGGCTTCTGACGTTCGTGCTGCGTTCGGAAAAAATGGCGGAAACATGGGCGTTAGCGGATCCGTCGCTTATATGTTCGATGCGACGGCAATCTTTGCCTTTGAAGGTAAAACTGCGGATGACGTTCTTGAATTGATGATGGAAGCGGATATTGATGTGCGCGATATCCTCGAAGAAGACGAATCTGTCATCATCTACGCTGAGCCGGAACAATTCCATGCTGTACAAGAAGCGTTGAAAGCTGCAGGCATTACTGAGTTCTCACTTGCCGAACTCGTCATGCTCGCCCAAAACGAAGTCGCGTTGTCTGAAGACGACGTCGCCCAATTCGAAAAAATGATCGATGCACTGGAAGATCTTGAGGATGTGCAACAGGTCTACCATAACGTAGAACTATAA
- the serC gene encoding 3-phosphoserine/phosphohydroxythreonine transaminase, with product MTVYNFSAGPAVLPAPVLLKAQSELLDYENSGQSVLEMSHRSPIFESIRDAAEQSLRRLMSIPDTYSVLFLQGGATLQFAMLPQNLATKTGRVDFIDTGGWSTKAMADAKRYASVNVLASSADHGYRFIPEGPFTSTADYLHITWNNTLEGTTYQTPPLVDVPLVADVSSSILSEPLPIESFDVLYAGAQKNLGVAGLTVVIVKNALLDCVPDTIGAYLRYDIHAKQRSLYNTPPTFSLYMTKLVLEWIEETGLETIAARNVSQAHMLYEAIDQSNLFHNHVAVKDRSRMNIPFSTGSESEDAAFLNFAARHDLINLAGHRSIGGMRASLYNAMPTEGVTALIHIMHRFEQGER from the coding sequence ATGACGGTTTATAACTTCTCTGCCGGTCCTGCAGTCCTTCCTGCCCCGGTCTTATTGAAGGCTCAATCCGAGTTACTCGATTATGAAAATTCAGGACAATCCGTTCTTGAAATGAGTCACCGTTCGCCGATTTTTGAATCGATTCGGGATGCGGCTGAACAATCCTTACGGAGACTGATGTCGATTCCCGATACGTACTCCGTCTTGTTTCTTCAAGGGGGAGCTACACTTCAGTTCGCGATGTTACCGCAAAATCTAGCAACGAAGACCGGACGGGTTGATTTCATCGATACCGGTGGTTGGTCGACAAAGGCGATGGCAGATGCCAAACGGTACGCCTCGGTCAATGTGCTCGCCTCATCCGCTGATCACGGATATCGCTTCATCCCAGAAGGTCCGTTCACGTCAACGGCCGACTATCTGCATATTACTTGGAACAATACACTTGAAGGGACAACGTATCAGACACCGCCTCTCGTTGATGTGCCACTCGTCGCAGACGTCTCTTCTTCGATTTTGTCTGAACCATTGCCAATCGAGTCATTCGATGTGTTGTATGCTGGTGCTCAAAAAAACCTTGGCGTCGCTGGTTTGACGGTCGTCATCGTGAAGAACGCGTTGCTAGATTGTGTTCCTGACACGATCGGCGCCTACTTACGGTATGACATCCATGCCAAACAGCGGTCTCTGTACAACACGCCGCCGACATTCAGTCTTTATATGACGAAATTAGTGCTCGAATGGATTGAAGAGACCGGACTCGAGACGATCGCGGCACGAAACGTCTCACAAGCACACATGTTATATGAAGCAATCGATCAATCCAATCTCTTTCATAACCATGTAGCCGTCAAGGATCGAAGCCGGATGAACATTCCGTTCTCGACCGGAAGTGAGTCGGAGGATGCTGCGTTCTTGAACTTTGCTGCGCGTCACGATTTAATCAACCTTGCCGGTCACCGCTCGATTGGTGGAATGCGCGCGAGTCTTTACAATGCGATGCCGACCGAAGGAGTTACGGCACTGATTCACATCATGCACCGTTTTGAACAGGGGGAACGTTAA
- a CDS encoding Na(+)/H(+) antiporter subunit B, with amino-acid sequence MKKQTKKHTNDVILESATSFITFIIFLFAVYLFFAGHYTPGGGFIGGLVTASALVLILLAYDIKTLRRILPFDYKWITALGMLIAVLTASGALVFNVPFFTHAHDYFNLPLFGKTSLHTAMLFDLGVYLVVVGVTMTIIQTIGESD; translated from the coding sequence ATGAAAAAGCAGACAAAAAAGCATACGAATGACGTCATCTTAGAGTCCGCGACTTCCTTTATCACGTTCATCATCTTCCTGTTTGCTGTCTACTTGTTCTTTGCTGGACACTATACGCCAGGTGGCGGTTTCATTGGTGGTCTTGTGACGGCGTCTGCTCTTGTCTTGATTTTACTTGCTTACGACATCAAGACGTTGCGCCGGATTTTGCCATTCGACTATAAATGGATCACGGCTCTTGGTATGTTGATTGCCGTACTGACGGCTTCGGGAGCGCTTGTCTTTAACGTCCCGTTCTTCACACATGCACATGACTATTTCAACCTACCGTTATTCGGTAAGACATCACTTCATACGGCGATGTTATTTGATCTTGGTGTTTATCTTGTCGTCGTCGGTGTGACGATGACGATTATTCAAACGATTGGGGAGAGTGATTAA
- a CDS encoding glycoside hydrolase family 13 protein, with protein sequence MWKKGTLPIEKYQFKGEWQNLNQAGIVHRALSPFVYAYDQETVHVRLMTAKDDIEKVELIYGDPYEWEAEKEEDRDWNFDPEKEKSWKVERMPMQHNGSDATYDYWFVAIRPERKRVRYGFEVHGDTTAVLTERGWYDEAPLDHPGYYFSVPYVHATDVFDTPEWVKDTVWYQIFPERFANGDSANDPAGTKEWGSEAPAFQNFFGGDFQGVIDHVDHLQRLGVTGVYFCPVFEAPSNHKYDTLDYLKLDPAFGDEKTFRKMIDVLHENGIRVLLDAVFNHISEDHPAFQDVLEKGQDSKYANWFTIGSFPVDPSIPNYEVFAFERNMPKLNTAHPDVKDYLLHVGRYWVEEFGIDGWRLDVASEVDHAFWREFRKEVRAANGTCYIVGECWTDSQPWLLGDQFDAVMNYGLTESFLTCFATGETSVRDFSHAVSRNLNWHSQNVNEVMFNLIDSHDTPRALTRAKGNIDRMKLLFATLLTFPGTPVIYYGDEIGMMGGQDPANRACMEWDETKQNRELFDHVAQLIALRKQHPVLANAGTYHFQRIDDTKQTFIVERRQGEQVYLLVVNVSEEAQSLSLEGTYESLLDTTTLSGTIQVEPVSALLLRHV encoded by the coding sequence ATGTGGAAGAAAGGAACTTTACCGATAGAGAAATATCAATTTAAGGGAGAGTGGCAGAATTTGAACCAGGCTGGGATAGTTCATCGCGCATTATCACCGTTCGTTTATGCTTACGATCAAGAGACGGTCCATGTCCGACTCATGACGGCTAAAGACGATATTGAAAAAGTTGAATTGATATATGGTGATCCGTACGAATGGGAAGCGGAAAAAGAAGAAGACCGAGATTGGAATTTTGATCCGGAGAAAGAAAAATCATGGAAAGTAGAGCGGATGCCGATGCAACACAATGGAAGTGATGCGACGTATGACTATTGGTTCGTTGCAATCCGTCCAGAACGGAAGCGGGTACGATATGGGTTTGAGGTTCATGGCGATACGACAGCCGTTTTAACCGAGCGTGGCTGGTATGACGAAGCGCCACTCGATCATCCGGGCTATTATTTTTCTGTGCCATATGTTCATGCAACGGATGTCTTTGATACACCGGAGTGGGTGAAGGATACGGTCTGGTATCAAATTTTCCCGGAACGATTCGCGAATGGTGACTCAGCAAATGATCCAGCGGGAACGAAGGAGTGGGGAAGTGAAGCACCGGCTTTTCAGAATTTCTTTGGTGGAGATTTTCAAGGGGTCATCGATCACGTCGATCATTTACAACGTCTTGGTGTCACGGGTGTCTACTTCTGCCCAGTCTTTGAGGCACCATCGAATCATAAATACGATACCCTTGATTATCTGAAGCTTGATCCTGCATTTGGTGACGAGAAAACGTTCCGCAAGATGATCGATGTGCTACATGAGAACGGTATCCGCGTATTACTCGATGCCGTCTTCAACCATATTAGTGAAGACCACCCCGCCTTTCAGGATGTCTTAGAAAAGGGGCAAGATTCAAAATACGCCAATTGGTTTACGATTGGTTCCTTCCCAGTCGATCCATCGATTCCGAACTATGAAGTGTTTGCGTTTGAACGGAACATGCCGAAGTTAAATACTGCCCATCCGGACGTCAAAGACTATTTGCTTCACGTCGGACGTTACTGGGTCGAGGAATTCGGAATCGACGGCTGGCGTCTGGATGTCGCAAGTGAAGTCGATCATGCATTTTGGCGTGAGTTTCGCAAGGAAGTCCGGGCTGCGAACGGAACATGTTATATCGTCGGTGAATGCTGGACGGATTCGCAACCGTGGCTCCTCGGCGATCAATTTGATGCCGTCATGAATTACGGTTTGACCGAGAGCTTTTTGACTTGTTTTGCGACGGGCGAGACGAGCGTTCGTGATTTCTCACATGCAGTCAGCCGAAATTTAAACTGGCATTCTCAAAATGTTAACGAGGTCATGTTCAATTTGATTGACTCGCATGATACGCCGCGTGCATTAACACGTGCGAAAGGAAACATTGATCGGATGAAGTTACTCTTCGCCACACTGTTGACGTTTCCGGGTACACCCGTCATCTATTATGGTGATGAGATTGGAATGATGGGTGGGCAAGACCCGGCCAACCGTGCGTGTATGGAGTGGGACGAGACGAAACAAAACCGTGAGTTGTTCGATCACGTTGCGCAGTTGATCGCCCTTCGAAAACAGCATCCGGTTTTAGCAAATGCCGGAACGTATCATTTCCAAAGGATCGATGATACAAAACAGACATTTATTGTCGAGCGACGTCAGGGCGAACAGGTTTACTTGCTCGTCGTCAACGTCAGTGAAGAGGCGCAATCTCTTTCGCTTGAAGGAACGTATGAAAGTCTGTTGGATACAACGACGTTGTCGGGCACTATTCAAGTAGAACCTGTGTCGGCTCTTCTTTTGCGACACGTATAA
- a CDS encoding NUDIX domain-containing protein, whose product MPISDYYANLRQLVGTQRLFTPCVAAIIRNEAGHILFQDPGGPFWSLPAGAIELGESPAQAVIREVYEETGLFVRPVRLIATFGGESFRLTYPDGNEVEYVATVFECEVVGGTLEAIDGESKQLAYFPKQERPPLALPYPDHVFEASEATSYFDWEEHWLTDLQRQNQ is encoded by the coding sequence ATGCCAATCTCTGATTACTATGCTAATTTACGCCAACTTGTCGGAACGCAACGTCTTTTTACACCATGCGTCGCAGCAATCATTCGAAACGAAGCAGGTCACATCCTCTTTCAGGATCCAGGAGGTCCGTTTTGGAGTTTGCCTGCTGGAGCGATCGAACTGGGAGAATCTCCTGCGCAAGCAGTCATTCGCGAAGTCTATGAAGAAACGGGTCTATTCGTCCGACCGGTTCGTCTGATTGCGACCTTCGGTGGAGAGTCGTTTCGTTTGACGTACCCAGATGGAAACGAAGTTGAATACGTAGCGACGGTATTCGAGTGTGAGGTTGTCGGGGGAACGCTCGAAGCGATCGATGGAGAATCGAAACAACTGGCATATTTTCCAAAACAGGAGCGTCCTCCTCTAGCACTGCCTTATCCTGATCATGTGTTTGAAGCATCCGAAGCAACAAGCTATTTTGACTGGGAAGAACATTGGTTGACAGATTTACAACGTCAAAATCAGTAA